In the genome of Raphanus sativus cultivar WK10039 chromosome 4, ASM80110v3, whole genome shotgun sequence, one region contains:
- the LOC108848850 gene encoding heat stress transcription factor B-1, which produces MTAAQRSAPAPFLSKTYQLVDDQSTDDVVSWNEDGTAFVVWETAEFAKHLLPKYFKHNNFSSFIRQLNTYGFRKTVPDKWEFANDNFRRGQEDLLSEIRRRKAVIAAAAESNSAGDDDDSTSSPGSKNPGSVENMVADLSGENKKLKRENSSLCSELAAAKRQRDELVAFLKDQLKVGPEQVDQMIKGGKFKPNVARDSSSEEESDCEGCGGDGEEEGVGEGLKLFGVWLKGERKKRGRDEKNFVVGGSHMTEIENVDFHAPLWKSSKVCN; this is translated from the exons ATGACGGCGGCTCAGAGATCTGCTCCGGCGCCGTTTTTAAGCAAAACATATCAGCTAGTGGATGATCAGAGCACAGACGACGTCGTTTCATGGAACGAAGACGGAACAGCTTTTGTCGTGTGGGAAACAGCTGAGTTTGCTAAACATCTTCTTCCTAAATACTTCAAACATAACAACTTCTCAAGCTTCATTCGTCAGCTCAACACTTAC GGATTCCGGAAAACTGTACCGGACAAATGGGAGTTCGCTAACGACAACTTCCGGAGAGGACAAGAGGATCTGCTGTCAGAGATACGGCGGCGTAAGGCAGTGATCGCGGCGGCGGCAGAGTCAAACTCGGcgggtgatgatgatgattccaCGTCATCACCCGGGTCGAAGAATCCTGGTTCGGTGGAGAACATGGTTGCTGATCTATCCGGAGAGAACAAGAAGCTGAAACGTGAGAATAGCAGTTTATGCTCGGAGCTCGCGGCGGCGAAGAGGCAGCGGGATGAGCTGGTGGCTTTCTTGAAGGATCAGCTGAAGGTAGGACCGGAACAGGTTGATCAGATGATTAAAGGAGGGAAATTCAAACCGAATGTGGCCCGAGATTCTTCGTCGGAGGAAGAGAGTGACTGCGAAGGCTGCGGCGGAGACGGGGAGGAGGAGGGGGTAGGGGAAGGATTGAAATTGTTTGGGGTTTGGTTGAAAGGTGAGAGAAAGAAGAGGGGCCGGGACGAGAAGAATTTTGTCGTGGGTGGGTCCCATATGACGGAGATAGAGAACGTGGACTTTCACGCGCCGTTGTGGAAAAGCAGCAAAGTTTGCAACTGA
- the LOC108855265 gene encoding uncharacterized protein LOC108855265: MRKTSVSSSSNSFGGFLSPGAPSYTDNNNKGWSSERVPHPSSSSTTAGTNSVHHHHRRRIGSASALTTPFYSGRSIPWKWEDAERWICSPAVTNPHFSHYQQRRQKSKSGPIVPPPPPPTLTHQRMMMMMNRAVEAPQGNLKKGLMTVGSPFSTGVLEAERVFRGSVGGGGGGHGHSQSCADLMSEEETSSSLSSKTDTEEKAEDTRVVSRRDIATQMTPNNNHHSPPQELSPPLVVSVIEPPPPCRGGEVREVKVDKGARLIKRPKRRVMSSSSSSSRIIRRDHQPEVQDNSSSWDISEPAMTLFKLHREEAKIAAWENLQKAKAEAAMRKLEVKLEKKKSASMDKILNKLQTAKMKAQEMRRSTTVSSSGGDHQKKKEEEIISRNSAKITHLVRRHTFMTPFMTCFAPRVDCRKSSSAL; encoded by the exons atGAGAAAGAcatctgtttcttcttcttctaacaGCTTCGGTGGGTTCCTAAGCCCCGGAGCTCCGAGTTATACCGATAACAACAACAAAGGATGGAGCTCCGAGAGAGTTCCACatccttcctcttcttccaccACCGCCGGAACCAACAgtgttcatcatcatcatcgtcgtcgGATCGGCTCTGCCTCAGCTTTAACGACGCCGTTTTACAGCGGCAGATCGATACCGTGGAAATGGGAAGATGCTGAGCGGTGGATTTGCAGCCCCGCGGTGACGAACCCTCACTTCTCCCATTATCAGCAGAGACGGCAGAAGTCCAAGAGCGGTCCCAttgttcctcctcctcctcctcccacgCTGACGCAtcagaggatgatgatgatgatgaatcggGCGGTGGAAGCTCCTCAGGGGAATTTGAAGAAGGGTTTGATGACGGTTGGCTCGCCGTTCTCGACGGGTGTTTTGGAGGCGGAGAGGGTGTTCAGAGGGAGtgtcggtggtggtggtggaggacaTGGACATAGCCAGAGCTGTGCTGATTTGATGAGTGAAGAAGAAACTTCATCATCTCTCAGCTCCAAAACTGATACTg AGGAGAAAGCAGAGGACACAAGGGTGGTTTCAAGAAGAGATATAGCTACTCAGATGACTCCTAATAATAATCATCACTCTCCTCCTCAAGAGCTATCTCCACCGCTGGTTGTTTCTGTGATTGAGCCTCCTCCTCCTTGTAGAGGTGGTGAAGTGAGAGAAGTGAAGGTTGATAAAGGAGCAAGGTTGATTAAGCGTCCCAAGAGAAGAGtaatgtcttcttcttcatcttcttctagGATTATCAGGAGAGATCATCAACCTGAGGTTCAAGACAACTCTTCTTCATGGGATATCTCAGAACCCGCCATGACTCTTTTTAA GTTGCATAGAGAGGAAGCGAAGATAGCAGCTTGGGAAAATCTGCAGAAGGCTAAAGCAGAAGCCGCCATGAGAAAGCTAGAG GTGaagctggagaagaagaaatcaGCATCAATGGATAAGATCTTGAACAAGCTTCAAACAGCTAAGATGAAAGCACAGGAGATGAGGAGAAGTACTACAGTATCTAGTAGTGGTGGTGAccatcaaaaaaagaaagaagaagaaataatcTCCAGAAACTCAGCGAAGATCACTCATCTCGTCAGGAGACATACTTTCATGACACCTTTCATGACTTGCTTTGCTCCTCGTGTTGACTGCAGAAAATCTTCATCTGCTCTATGA
- the LOC108853986 gene encoding uncharacterized protein LOC108853986 produces MEDDEERGEGSAGEGSARVETATMEVEEETCFPVLVTSETTDEANREWSIPVTPVTEVSRMEEASDDDEENWEYEIGQKPRKREKENKEDGLPEIRNSEEEEEDLEDRYEFEIEASVADFQDEEFIGRKTIPESSDEEEDELDVRYRRSKKSNDKLEVGTAFLSGYEFKEAVLHYALSKGRNIEQSRWNKTKLSFKCANGGKCKWKVYCGYDQPKQKWLVKTRYKYHSCTPNGKCKLLRSPVIARLFLDKLREDNKLMSAKIQELIKEKWKLIASRNQCQRGRTVALQWLDKEYADQFAHLRGYVREIEKTNQGTTVVLETIPNAAKEDVFDRFYVCFEKLRSSWSGTCRPIIGLDGTFLKVATKGILLTAVGHDGNNQIYPIAWAVVQGENSDTWLWFIKRLKHDLNLGDGRKFVLLSDSSKGLISAIEEELPQAEHRRCVKHIVENLKKKHKNKDFLKTRVWNLAWSYNPTQFKEELRKLKDYSMSLYEDVMKKEPKKWSLAYYRLGSFCEDVDNNATESFNATITGARAKSFVPMLETIRRQAMLRIAKRNKKSQRRQKKFTKYIVDMLESEKEDADKCITTPCTHGVFDVRLGSNTYDVNTTRRTCSCGKWQITGIPCEHAYGAMIDAGLDVEDYVSDFFSTDLWQMTYSDSINTVRGPRFWMKKGKYKLVVEPPEPSLPGRKKKSKKKSYPRIKGKHESPKKKRKKQEERLGRQGRTMHCSKCGEADHNAATCKIHPKKKIKTEPVAGSSSGPEAGSSSAAV; encoded by the exons ATGGAGGACGATGAAGAACGTGGAGAAGGTTCGGCTGGAGAAGGTTCGGCTCGCGTTGAAACTGCAACAATGGAGGTCGAAGAAGAAACTTGCTTTCCTGTCCTAGTAACTTCGGAAACTACAGATGAGGCAAATAGAGAGTGGAGCATTCCTGTTACTCCTGTTACTGAAGTTTCAAGGATGGAAGAAGCAAGCGACGACGATGAGGAGAATTGGGAGTATGAAATTGGCCAGAAGCCAAGAAAGCGtgagaaagaaaacaaagaagatgggCTTCCTGAAATCAGAaacagtgaagaagaagaagaagatcttgAAGATCGTTATGAGTTTGAAATTGAGGCTTCAGTGGCTGATTTTCAGGATGAGGAGTTCATTGGCAGGAAAACAATTCCAGAAAGCtcggatgaagaagaagatgagttaGATGTTAGGTATCGACGAAGCAAAAAATCGAATGATAAACTAGAAGTTGGAACAGCTTTCTTGTCTGGTTATGAGTTCAAAGAAGCAGTCTTGCACTACGCATTGAGCAAAGGTCGAAACATTGAGCAAAGCAGGTGGAACAAAACAAAGCTTAGCTTCAAGTGTGCAAATGGAGGCAAGTGCAAATGGAAGGTCTATTGTGGTTATGATCAGCCGAAGCAGAAGTGGTTGGTAAAGACTAGGTACAAATATCATAGTTGTACGCCTAATGGGAAGTGTAAGCTTCTAAGGAGTCCGGTGATAGCTAGGCTGTTTCTTGATAAACTGCGAGAGGATAATAAATTAATGTCGGCAAAGATTCAGGAGCTGATAAAGGAGAAGTGGAAACTTATAGCTTCAAGAAATCAATGCCAACGAGGAAGAACAGTGGCTTTGCAGTGGCTTGACAAGGAGTATGCCGACCAATTTGCTCATCTCCGAGGTTATGTGAGAGAGATTGAAAAGACCAACCaaggtacaactgtagtacttgAAACCATTCCTAATGCTGCTAAAGAAGATGTGTTTGATCGGTTCTACGTCTGCTTCGAGAAGCTTAGAAGCTCGTGGAGTGGGACTTGTAGGCCAATCATAGGGCTTGATGGAACGTTTTTAAAGGTTGCTACAAAAGGGATACTACTCACTGCTGTAGGACATGACGGTAATAATCAGATTTATCCGATTGCTTGGGCAGTGGTACAAGGGGAGAATTCAGATACATGGCTTTGGTTTATCAAGCGACTGAAGCATGATCTCAATCTTGGAGATGGTAGGAAATTTGTTCTTCTATCAGATAGTtcaaag ggACTTATAAGTGCTATTGAAGAAGAGTTACCACAGGCGGAGCATAGAAGATGTGTGAAGCATATAGTTgagaatctgaagaagaagcacaagaataaagattttttgaaaacaagGGTGTGGAATCTCGCTTGGAGCTATAATCCGACACAGTTCAAGGAAGAACTCCGTAAGTTGAAGGACTACAGTATGTCTTTGTACGAAGATGTGATGAAAAAGGAACCAAAGAAGTGGTCTCTAGCATACTATAGGCTCGGTAGCTTCTGTGAGGATGTCGACAATAATGCTACTGAATCGTTTAACGCAACTATTACTGGAGCTCGAGCTAAGTCATTTGTGCCTATGTTGGAGACTATTAGAAGACAAGCCATGCTCCGAATAGCGAAGAGAAACAAGAAATCACAGAGGCGACAGAAGAAGTTTACCAAATATATTGTCGATATGCTTGAGTCCGAGAAGGAAGATGCTGACAAGTGTATAACAACTCCTTGCACTCATGGGGTATTTGATGTACGTTTGGGAAGTAACACCTATGATGTTAACACAACGAGGAGGACGTGTAGCTGCGGGAAGTGGCAGATCACAGGAATACCATGTGAACATGCCTATGGAGCGATGATAGATGCTGGCTTAGATGTTGAAGATTATGTTTCTGATTTCTTCTCCACTGATTTGTGGCAAATGACTTACAGTGATTCTATCAACACGGTTAGAGGACCAAGATTTTGGATGAAGAAGGGAAAATACAAGTTAGTGGTGGAACCACCAGAGCCTTCACTTCCTGGCAGgaaaaaaaagagtaagaaaaagAGCTATCCGAGAATCAAAGGAAAACATGAATCACCgaagaaaaagaggaagaagcaagaagaaaggcTTGGAAGGCAAGGCCGCACAATGCACTGCTCCAAATGCGGGGAAGCTGACCACAATGCAGCTACATGCAAAATCCACccaaagaagaagatcaagactGAACCCGTAGCTGGAAGCTCTTCTGGACCAGAAGCTGGAAGCTCTTCTGCAGCCGTTTGA